One genomic window of Vidua macroura isolate BioBank_ID:100142 chromosome 16, ASM2450914v1, whole genome shotgun sequence includes the following:
- the ANTKMT gene encoding adenine nucleotide translocase lysine N-methyltransferase has translation MEPGWEPGEPGEPGWAQPGGALGGRGLLALAVASGAAVWATWAVLLMPGFRRVPLRLQVPYQPSSPRQVANTLALLRGRAGKTVDLGSGDGRLVLEAYKQGLRPALGYELNPWLLCLANYRAWKAGYHGKVSFLKKDLWKVNLSDCHNVIVFLAPSVKPPLATKLLAELPDDARVVAGRYPFPSWTPSSSLGQGLDQVWAYDIKEVRREAQGSAQQSQV, from the exons AtggagccgggctgggagccGGGCGAGCCGGGCGAGCCgggctgggcacagcccggGGGCGCGCTGGGCGGCCGGGGGCTGCTGGCGCTGGCCGTGGCTAGCGGGGCGGCCGTATGGGccacctgggctgtgctgctgatgCCCGGCTTCCGCCGCGTCCCCCTGCGCCTGCAG gtgcCCTACCAGCCCTCCAGCCCCCGGCAGGTGGCCAACACCCTGGCATTgctgcggggccgcgccgggaaGACCGTGGATCTGGGATCCGGAGATGGACGGCTC gTGCTCGAGGCTTACAAGCAGGGGCTGAGGCCAGCCCTGGGCTATGAGCTCAACccctggctgctgtgcctggccaACTACCGTGCCTGGAAGGCTGGGTACCACGGGAAGGTCTCCTTCCTGAAGAAGGATCTGTGGAAG GTGAATCTCTCTGACTGCCACAATGTGATCGTGTTCCTGGCCCCCAGCGTG AAACCTCCCTTGGCCACCaagctcctggcagagctgcccgaCGACGCCCGGGTGGTGGCCGGACGCTACCCCTTCCCCTCCTGgacccccagcagcagcctgggccaggggctggacCAGGTCTGGGCCTATGACATCAAGGAGGTGCGGCGAGAGGCGCAGGGCAGCGCCCAGCAAAGCCAGGTCTGA
- the CCDC78 gene encoding LOW QUALITY PROTEIN: coiled-coil domain-containing protein 78 (The sequence of the model RefSeq protein was modified relative to this genomic sequence to represent the inferred CDS: inserted 1 base in 1 codon; deleted 1 base in 1 codon; substituted 1 base at 1 genomic stop codon), with protein sequence MASISTGISLQWRWRPSLQPAGGAELFQQQWWARAGGEESPAGAALCLQVQLEDRNQEMHQPGDPQEEMGKLPGSRTDFPARMVLSEEEKLKISKDLVDLQIETNKMKERYEMEIFQLKTTMLALERRVQELEQGSAGLREERDSLRERLHALESSRQELGEEFIILKSNYLALGRELDKEVMRNEELTQELLSLAKESSDPPGLAHQSSPGLGRGRAAGHPRSARSRKPEDAAASEHEQQELERNLLGNQDHIKVELEKLKKTHDEQQQKLEERVLALGKELQEAKGAIGDSRHGLVQQSAVLLTSQGQLQEVEAENSRLQLQLKELNEEYRSRLAQYIRDLANYMDSKPSSVTGHSRAPAGHAAMKNFVDSMLRDIRASYKSREEQLAQAARGYKKRMKDLAKKHENLLIAYGLQREQIRSLGSSAMDCGPAELHLSVTDPELLTNSSRELNRLREEKAKLEMQLQELQQKSLKGAPAFPAPPEQQLDEEGWAEVRKKLREFTLNTQEDLEQQRSQLLTRAVVAEEQVSELQGYIDQHLARYKQEILRLRNAEGSEVPPVPGARSASHEPEQPQPWEHPTPREGQTDPAQRXVGEDGRAKPXSSSCSISRTIQQFKDKAKTSEEQSTKILFLKLKLK encoded by the exons ATGGCCTCCATCTCCACTGGAATATCCCTGCAGTGGAGATGGAggccatccctgcagccag CTggaggtgctgagctcttccagcagcagtggtgggcgagg gcagggggagaggagagcccagctggagctgctctgtgcctccaGGTGCAGCTGGAGGACAGGAACCAGGAGATGCACCAGCCTGGAGACCCACAGGAGGAGATGGGGAAGCTGcctggctccaggacagacttCCCAGCCAGGATGGTCCTCAGTGAAGAGGAAAAACTGAAG ATTTCCAAAGACCTCGTGGATCTCCAGATAGAGACAAACAAAATGAAGGAGCGTTATGAGATGgagattttccagctgaaaactACG ATGCTGGCCCTGGAGAGGCgggtgcaggagctggagcagggcagtgccgGGCTCAGGGAGGAGCGGGATTCCCTGCGGGAGCGCCTGCACGCCCTGGAGAGCAGCcggcaggagctgggggaggagTTCATCATCCTGAAGAGCAATTACCTGGCCCTCGGCAGAGAGCTGGACAAGGAG GTGATGAGGAATGAGGAGCTgacccaggagctgctcagcctggccaAAGAGAGCAGCGACCCCCCTGGCTTGGCCCATCAATCCTCCCCGGGGCTGGGAAGAGGGAGAGCAGCGGGACACCCCCGCTCTGCTCGGAGCAGGAAG CCCGAGGATGCAGCTGCCTCTGAACacgagcagcaggagctggaaagaAAC TTGCTTGGAAACCAGGATCACATAAAAGTGGAGCtggaaaaactgaagaaaacgcacgatgagcagcagcagaagctggaggaGCGAGT GCTGGcgctggggaaggagctgcaggaggcgAAGGGAGCGATCGGGGACAGCCGGCACGGGCTGGTGCAGCAATCAGCG gtgctgctcACATCCCAGGGCCAGCTCCAGGAGGTGGAGGCGGAGAACTCCCGgctgcagcttcagctgaaggagctgaacGAGGAATATCGCTCCCGGCTGGCGCAGTACATCCGGGACCTGGCG AACTACATGGACAGCAAACCCAGCAGCGTGACAGGacacagcagagccccagctggCCACGCTGCCATGAAGAACTTTGTGGACAGCATGCTCAGGGACATCCGGGCTTCCTACAAGTCCCGGGAAGAGCAGCTGGCCCAGGCAGCCCGGGGGTACAAGAAACGCATGAAGGACTTGGCCAAGAAGCACGAGAACCTGCTCATTGCCTATGG GCTGCAGCGGGAGCAGATCCggtccctgggcagcagtgccatggacTGTGGCCCTGCCGAGCTCCACTTGTCCGTCACAGACCCAGAGCTGCTGACAAACAGCTCCCGGGAGCTGAACCGGCTGCGGGAGGAAAAGGCAAAGCTGGAgatgcagctccaggagctgcagcag AAAAGCCTGAAAGGAGCCCCCGCCTTTCCAGCACCTCCGGAGCA GCAGCTGGATGaggagggctgggcagaggtCAGGAAGAAGCTCCGGGAATTCACACTCAACACCCAG GAggacctggagcagcagagaagccaGCTGCTGACTCGGGCTGTGGTTGCAGAGGAGCAGGTGTCGGAGCTGCAGGGGTACATTGATCAGCACCTTGCCAG GTACAAGCAGGAGATCCTGCGGCTGAGGAACGCTGAGGGCAGCGAGGTGCCCCCCGTGCCGGGTGCCAGGAGTGCCAGCCACgagccagagcagccccagccttgGGAACACCCCACTCCAAGGGAG GGCCAAACCGATCCTGCACAGAGGTAAGTTGGAGAGGATGGCAGAGcaaagc ggagcagcagctgctccatctcCAGGACCATCCAGCAGttcaaagacaaagcaaaaaccTCAGAGGAACAATCaaccaaaattttatttttaaaacttaaattgAAATAA
- the METRN gene encoding meteorin, with protein MWALRALCLAGLGAAIGGGAADQCSWRGSGLSQEAGSVEQLSLHCAEGSLEWLYPTGALRLRLAPRLPPTSAAVKGRSPPHITACIKPTGTFRGAQLYLEREGVLELLLPEAPRPHARCFSWLPQEKVALFLQATPHPDISRRIAAFRYELRGDWLARPALPTASLGAEGACRPCNDTEILMAICTSDFVIRGSIRSVSNDAELQESIIGVSATRIHRQKFPLFQAGGRPGRPVGSIRTPLRCGVKPGPGTFLFTGWLHFGEAWLSCAPRYRDFQRIYEGAQRTHQNPCEFPVD; from the exons ATGTGGGCGCTGCGGGCGCTGTGCCTGGCCGGGCTGGGGGCGGCCatcggcggcggcgcggcggaccagtgcagctggaggggcag CGGGCTGTCACAGGAGGCTGGCAGCGTggagcagctgtccctgcactgTGCCGAGGGCTCGCTGGAATGGCTGTACCCCACGGGGGCCCTCCGCCTCCGCCTGGCCCCCCGCCTGCCCCCCACCAGCGCCGCCGTCAAGGGCAGGAGCCCCCCACACATCACCGCCTGCATCAAACCCACCGGGACCTTCCGGGGGGCTCAGCTCTACCTGGAGAGGGAGGGGGTGctagagctgctgctgccagaagcCCCCCGGCCCCACGCCCGCTGCTTCAGCTGGCTGCCCCAGGAGAAGGTGGCTCTGTTCCTGCAGGCCACCCCGCACCCCGACATCAGCCGCCGCATCGCCGCCTTCCGCTACGAGCTGCGGGGGGACTGGCTGGCCCGCCCGGCGTTGCCCACCGCCAGCCTCGGCGCCGAAG GTGCGTGCCGGCCGTGCAACGACACCGAGATCCTGATGGCCATTTGCACTAGTGACTTTG TCATCCGCGGCAGCATCCGGAGCGTCTCCAACGACgcagagctgcaggaatccATCATCGGGGTGAGCGCCACCCGCATCCACCGCCAGAAATTCCCGCTCTTCCAGGCGGGCGGGCGGCCGGGGCGGCCGGTGGGCAGCATCCGCACCCCGCTGCGCTGCGGGGTCAAGCCGGGCCCCGGCACCTTCCTGTTCACGGGGTGGCTGCACTTTGGGGAGGCCTGGCTGAGCTGCGCGCCCCGCTACCGGGACTTCCAGCGCATCTACGAGGGGGCCCAGCGCACGCACCAGAACCCCTGCGAGTTCCCCGTGGACTGA